One stretch of Psilocybe cubensis strain MGC-MH-2018 chromosome 6, whole genome shotgun sequence DNA includes these proteins:
- a CDS encoding Chitin synthase 4, producing MSRYPEADEAQRGHYNDGYSPYQQTTTPNPYEQYEAHPRQQQFGAGTPLSMTDPFNPIPHNPYSSPPPPPPPGVTSNIYPPPPPPTDLGYGAYRPPNVVHPASPPPHNALSPAPSLNPLLAPPGPSRTPGLQPQYNRSAYDMNEGDDMGIDTGDMPLLRRDPSSSGAFTPHFPGGLEEDGEQSVQEENNIRYGRIPQRVPRRYKTIKKVELFHGNFVLDNAVPKKLLDMCANRTEREFTHMRYSAATCDPNDFKDSGFTLRQVHYDPPRRTELFIVMTMYNEDEELFCRTMHGVIKNVAHLCKRDRSKTWGKDGWKKVVVCIVSDGRGKINSRTLSVIAAMGAYQEGVAKQKIGNQEVTAHIYEYTTQISVTPSLKIEGAEKGTVPVQVIFCLKEKNQKKINSHRWFFNAFGAILQPNVCVLLDVGTMPGPTSIYHLWKAFDINSNVGGACGEIVALKGKYGRNLINPLVAAQNFEYKMSNILDKPLESVFGYITVLPGAFSAYRYIALQNDSQGEGPLQKYFLGETMHGAGADIFTANMYLAEDRILCWELVSKRGGSWILHYVKSAYAVTDVPDQVPELISQRRRWLNGSFFAAVHSTVHFHYIYRSSHTFIRKAWIHVEMLYQLFNLIFSWFALANYYIAFAILSEAMEDHSFNLKGIHIVNVILNYFYLGLLLMCFILSLGNRPQGSKWGYTAAMLGFSVITIYMTVAAFLLAFKGLENLAHTDGPLQFSDIFTNPIFRNIVVSLLATLGLYVIASIIFFEPWHMITSFVQYMLMAPSYINVLNVYAFANVHDVSWGTKGDNTVAKDLGTVATGKKAGEVEADVPTDEKDINALYEDAIHVLNSKPPKVESKPDKGTQQEDYYRSFRTNVLLAWVLTNGLLGAAITSTNVKASDGGANKAVNGYMSFLLASVAGLAFIRFVGASTYMIVRLFAGE from the exons ATGTCTCGATATCCAGAG GCCGACGAGGCACAGCGAGGACACTACAACGATGGATACTCGCCCTATCAGCAGACAACGACGCCGAACCCTTATGAACAATATGAAGCCCATCCAAGACAGCAACAATTTGGGGCAGGAACCCCGCTTTCGATGACTGACCCATTCAACCCAATTCCACATAATCCATACtcttcaccaccaccacctcctcctccaggaGTGACCTCAAATATatacccaccaccaccaccgcccaCAGATCTCGGATATGGCGCCTACCGCCCGCCAAATGTCGTGCACCCTGCATCTCCCCCACCGCACAACGCGTTGTCGCCTGCACCTTCATTAAACCCACTGCTAGCACCTCCAGGGCCATCGAGGACACCAGGACTGCAACCGCAGTACAACAGGTCCGCGTACGACATGAATGAAGGCGACGACATGGGCATCGATACGGGCGACATGCCACTGCTGCGGAGGGACCCGTCGTCTTCGGGGGCGTTCACGCCACATTTCCCAGGCGGGCTGGAGGAGGACGGCGAGCAGAGCGTGCAGGAGGAGAACAACATTCGATACGGGCGGATCCCACAGCGTGTGCCAAGGCGGTACAAGACGATCAAGAAAGTCGA GCTGTTCCACGGCAACTTTGTGCTGGACAACGCGGTGCCGAAAAAGCTCCTAGACATGTGCGCGAACCGCACCGAGCGCGAATTTACGCACATGCGGTACTCAGCGGCGACGTGCGATCCAAATGACTTCAAGGACTCGGGCTTCACTCTCCGACAGGTGCACTACGACCCGCCACGGCGCACGGAGTTGTTCATTGTGATGACGATGTATAATGAAGACGAGGAGCTTTTCTGCCGTACTATGCACGGTGTAATAAAGAACGTTGCGCATCTGTGCAAGCGTGATAGGAGTAAGACTTGGGGCAAGGATGGATGGAAAAAAGTCGTTGTATGTATCGTGAGCGATGGACGAGGGAAGATTAATTCGAGGACGCTCAGCGTTATCGCTGCTATGGGCGCCTATCAGGAAGGGGTAGCAAAGCAGAAGATCGGGAACCAGGAGGTCACCGCTCATATATATGAATATACCACTCAAA TCTCTGTTACCCCATCTCTGAAAATCGAAGGCGCGGAAAAGGGCACAGTTCCTGTGCAAGTTATTTTCTGTCTCAAGgaaaagaatcagaagaaaatCAATTCCCATCGGTGGTTCTTTAATGCCTTCGGTGCTATTCTTCAACCCAACGTCTGCGTTCTCCTTGACGTGGGCACTATGCCTGGCCCAACGTCCATCTACCACTTGTGGAAGGCATTTGATATCAACTCCAATGTAGGCGGTGCCTGTGGTGAGATTGTAGCGCTCAAGGGCAAGTACGGAAGAAATTTGATTAACCCACTTG TTGCCGCACAAAACTTTGAGTACAAAATGTCGAATATCCTGGATAAACCATT AGAATCTGTATTTGGATACATCACCGTGCTTCCTGGTGCCTTCAGTGCGTACCGCTACATTGCGCTGCAAAACGATTCCCAAGGCGAGGGTCCGTTACAGAAATATTTCCTGGGTGAAACCATG CACGGCGCAGGAGCAGATATTTTCACAGCGAACATGTACCTTGCTGAGGATCGC ATTCTATGCTGGGAACTTGTCTCCAAACGTGGCGGGTCGTGGATTCTGCATTATGTCAAATCCGCGTATGCAGTGACTGATGTACCCGATCAG GTCCCCGAACTAATCTCCCAACGTCGTCGCTGGCTCAATGGTTCATTTTTTGCCGCCGTGCATTCGACAGTGCACTTCCACTACATCTATAGGTCGAGTCATACATTTATACGAAAGGCGTGGATCCACGTGGAGATGCTGTATCAGTTATTTAACCTCATCTTTTCCTGGTTTGCCTTG GCCAATTACTATATCGCCTTCGCTATTCTTTCCGAAGCCATGGAAGACCATAGTTTCAACCTCAAAGGCATTCACATTGTCAACGTCATTCTCAACTATTTCTATCTCGGCCTCCTCCTCATGTGCTTTATTCTTTCTCTGGGTAATAGACCGCAGGGGAGTAAATGGGGGTATACAGCTGCCATGCTTGGTTTCTCGGTCATTACAATTTACATGACT GTGGCTGCGTTCCTGCTTGCGTTCAAGGGTCTGGAGAATCTTGCGCATACGGATGGACCTCTCCAGTTCTCGGATATCTTCACCAACCCTATCTTCAGGAATATTGTTGTTTCCCTTCTGGCCACGCTCGGGCTGTATGTGATTGCTAGCATCATATTC TTCGAGCCATGGCACATGATCACTTCGTTTGTGCAGTACATGCTCATGGCTCCCTCGTACATCAACGTCTTGAATGTCTACGCC TTTGCTAACGTTCACGACGTTTCATGGGGTACCAAAGGTGACAATACCGTTGCCAAAGATTTGGGGACGGTCGCCACAGGCAAAAAGGCAGGCGAAGTCGAGGCGGATGTACCGACAGACGAAAAGGATATTAATGCACTATACGAAGATGCGATTCATGTGCTGAACTCGAAGCCACCCAAGGTAGAGAGCAAACCTGACAAGGGCACACAGCAAGAGGACTATTACAGGTCCTTCAGAACCAA TGTGCTATTGGCATGGGTTTTAACGAATGGACTGTTGGGCGCTGCGATCACGTCGACAAATGTGAAGGCATCGGACGGAGGGGCAAATAAGGCCGTGAACGGCTATATGTCCTTCTTGTTAGCCTCCGTGGCTGGACTTGCTT TCATTCGGTTTGTTGGGGCATCGACATACATGATCGTCCGTTTGTTTGCTGGAGAGTAG